A region from the Geobacillus vulcani PSS1 genome encodes:
- the groES gene encoding co-chaperone GroES, with protein MLKPLGDRIVIEVVETEEKTASGIVLPDTAKEKPQEGRVVAVGAGRVLDNGQRIAPEVEVGDRIIFSKYAGTEVKYDGKEYLILRESDILAVIR; from the coding sequence GTGTTGAAGCCATTAGGCGATCGTATTGTCATTGAAGTCGTGGAAACAGAAGAAAAAACGGCTAGCGGCATCGTATTGCCGGATACGGCGAAAGAAAAACCGCAAGAAGGCCGCGTTGTTGCTGTCGGTGCAGGCCGCGTGCTCGATAACGGCCAACGCATCGCGCCGGAAGTCGAAGTCGGCGACCGCATCATCTTCTCGAAATATGCCGGCACAGAAGTGAAATACGACGGCAAAGAATACTTGATCTTGCGCGAAAGCGATATTTTAGCTGTCATCCGCTAA
- a CDS encoding CPBP family intramembrane glutamic endopeptidase: MKRNHWYVIITYIVMQLSAFVGVPFLRALGVGQGAESRLEAAKLASGYWAIISFLLAFVIILWLLRGDRDERMMRRLPLASSWAWAVLGVFLALTAQSIAANIEWRLLGIKPGSENTRQIIDIIRLTPLLVVVTSIIGPILEEIIFRKIIFGSLYEKYNFWLAALVSSLLFAIVHMEPEHLLLYTSMGMVFAFLYAKTGRIFVPIFAHVAMNTLVVALQTLLADEIEKMMQQSELPLAVWRVWL; this comes from the coding sequence TTGAAACGCAACCATTGGTACGTCATCATCACGTATATCGTCATGCAACTGTCAGCCTTTGTCGGCGTGCCGTTTCTTCGCGCCCTCGGCGTCGGCCAAGGAGCAGAAAGCCGCCTCGAAGCCGCCAAACTGGCTTCTGGGTATTGGGCGATCATCAGTTTCCTGCTCGCTTTTGTCATTATCCTATGGCTCCTTCGCGGTGACCGCGACGAACGAATGATGCGGCGGCTGCCGCTCGCTTCCTCGTGGGCGTGGGCCGTCTTGGGCGTCTTTTTGGCGCTCACGGCGCAAAGCATCGCCGCCAACATCGAATGGCGCCTGCTCGGCATCAAACCAGGGTCGGAAAATACAAGGCAAATCATCGATATCATCCGCCTGACGCCGCTGTTGGTTGTCGTCACGTCCATTATTGGGCCGATTTTAGAAGAGATCATTTTCCGCAAAATCATTTTCGGCTCGCTTTATGAAAAATACAACTTTTGGCTCGCTGCGCTTGTCAGTTCGCTTTTGTTTGCCATTGTCCATATGGAGCCGGAACATTTGCTTCTGTATACATCCATGGGGATGGTCTTCGCGTTTTTATACGCAAAAACCGGACGCATTTTCGTACCGATTTTCGCCCATGTGGCCATGAATACGTTGGTCGTCGCCTTGCAGACGCTGTTGGCTGACGAGATTGAGAAAATGATGCAACAGTCCGAGCTGCCGCTCGCCGTTTGGAGGGTTTGGCTATGA
- a CDS encoding YdiK family protein, whose product MMRHPRLFSLPYFILGSLFTYLAIESAHETIWNVSTIALAALAAFDFGTALRLLFASKH is encoded by the coding sequence ATGATGCGACACCCTCGGCTGTTTTCGCTGCCGTATTTCATCTTAGGCTCGCTGTTTACGTATTTGGCCATTGAAAGTGCTCATGAAACGATTTGGAACGTCTCCACCATCGCTTTGGCGGCGCTCGCTGCCTTTGATTTCGGCACCGCCCTTCGCCTTCTTTTCGCCTCAAAACACTGA
- the tatC gene encoding twin-arginine translocase subunit TatC gives MNDKEMSVYEHLGELRKRLIIVLVFFAVALVASFFFVDDVILYLQRTAEAKHLTMNAFRLTDPIKVYFQFAFVIAAVLTSPVSLYQIWAFVSPGLYEKERRVTLSYIPASIVLFLAGVSFAYFVLFPFVVRFMSQLADQLGVQQMIGINEYFQFLLQLVLPFGIVFQLPIVVLFFTRLGLITPQLLVRIRRHAYLALLILAAIITPPDVLSQIIVMIPLAILYEGSIWVARIGYRKAQRAAEQEGNG, from the coding sequence GAATGACAAAGAAATGTCGGTGTATGAGCATCTGGGCGAACTGCGGAAACGGCTCATCATCGTTCTTGTCTTTTTTGCTGTGGCGCTTGTCGCTAGTTTCTTTTTTGTTGATGACGTCATTTTGTATTTGCAACGAACGGCTGAGGCGAAGCATTTGACCATGAACGCCTTTCGTCTTACCGATCCGATTAAAGTGTATTTTCAGTTTGCTTTTGTCATCGCCGCCGTGTTGACCTCTCCGGTGTCGCTGTATCAAATTTGGGCGTTTGTCAGCCCTGGACTTTACGAAAAAGAGCGGAGAGTGACACTGAGCTATATCCCGGCGTCGATCGTTCTTTTTTTAGCAGGCGTCAGCTTCGCTTATTTCGTTTTGTTTCCGTTTGTCGTTCGATTTATGAGCCAGCTGGCTGACCAACTAGGAGTTCAGCAAATGATCGGCATTAATGAATATTTTCAGTTCTTGCTTCAGCTTGTGCTGCCGTTTGGCATCGTGTTTCAGCTTCCGATTGTTGTGCTGTTTTTCACCCGCTTAGGGCTTATTACGCCACAGCTTCTTGTTCGCATCCGCAGGCATGCGTATTTGGCGCTCCTTATTTTGGCGGCGATCATTACGCCGCCGGATGTGTTATCGCAGATAATCGTCATGATCCCGCTCGCCATTTTGTATGAAGGAAGCATTTGGGTGGCGCGCATCGGCTATCGGAAAGCGCAACGAGCAGCCGAGCAGGAAGGCAATGGGTGA